A genome region from Chelonia mydas isolate rCheMyd1 chromosome 24, rCheMyd1.pri.v2, whole genome shotgun sequence includes the following:
- the ARHGEF11 gene encoding rho guanine nucleotide exchange factor 11 isoform X1, whose translation MSVRLPQTALDRPASKKHSHLPRLSSLSSLGDSAPGRRSPGHRRQPSDCTETPGLVQRCVIIQQDQHGFGFTVSGDRIVLVQSVRPGGAAMKAGVQEGDRIVKVNGTMVTNSSHLEVVKLIKSGAYVALTLLGSPPPSVVLSSPQQDVSISGAPGIAPLCPPPPSPPPLPPPQRITGPKPLQDPEVQKHATQILRNMLRQEEAELQRFCEVYSRNPATTLEEQIEGARRRVSQLQLKIRQETSGSVDLGRPCCNSGSAGLQGTEGRLSLDSQDGDSGLDSGTERFPSVSEISLNRNSVLSDPGLDSPRTSPVITSKMFQHHRRQGSDTPFLPVAEQGLERTPRPLIIGPEEDYDPGYFNNECDTLFQDLGKLKSRPAHLGVFLRYIFSQADPSPLLFYLCAEVCQQMNSKDSRALGKEIWNIFLEKTAPLRIKVSEQLLAEIESRLRNGEDVRSAFSEAQGAAMPEIQEQIQDYRTKRTMGLGSLYGENDLLDLDGDPQKERQVAEKQLAQLGDILSKYEEDRSSPMAFALSTYMSHTGIRMREARPASTSEKSQAFPDKDKWLPFFPKAKKQSSSTKKDKDAMEDKKRNPILKYIGKPKSSSQSTFHVPLSPVEVKPGNVRNIIQHFENNQHCESQEPGTQRLSTGSFPEELLDSDSSRSEVKLGRSESLKGREEMKKSRKAENVPRSRSDVDMDAAAEATRLHQSASSSASSLSTRSLENPTPPYTPKMGRRSIESPNLGFGTDSFLPHLLEDDLGQLSDLEPEPDSQNWQHTVGRDVMAYLSHREIDRQEVINELFATEASHLRILRVLDVLFYQRLKRESLLSREELGLLFPNLPDLIDIHNSLSESMKKLREEGPIIKEIGDLMLSRFDGPAREEIQQVAAGFCSYQSIALELIKTKQRKETRFQIFMQEAESNPQCRRLQLKDLIISEMQRLTKYPLLLENILKHTDGGTPEHEKLCRARDQCREILRYVNEAVKRAENRHRLEAYQKRLDATSLERTSNPLAAEFKNLDLTSRRMIHEGALSWRIGKEKTLDLHVLLLEDLLVLLQKQDEKLVLKFHSKTALGSSDTKQTFSPVLKLNSMLIRSVATDKRALFIICTSELGPQIYELVALTPSEKNTWMELLEEAVQSAMRNATSPPKRRTRELPIHRPPPSSLVLQDPDVSPILSQADNSGAEVEDVSSADENPTDFLGKGKHPVLPEEPEAEGSEEEEDGEAAPASPVPAQSSAELDEAGASEGPGPSMHLSLPGLVLTEGLAESALEDVENLRHLILCSLLPCRDPEPEDDLTPTPSVAGGAGQSWDSVLSSQDSGGQEHAARGGPSADRAGLTGRSPSGRTELEPESRPSAGDVEETGWSSDGGREASQEVERPPAAEGQVGYKVVRKAEVEGTKDATPLADSSQSETELHEGGAANVDGNYFYVSMPSGPAESSTEPPAPTPPASLAEQPPSPPRPALGSRQHDQDSTPGPGSLDGAPPPAPSLVIQDVDMIFRTIEQLTLKLTRLKDVEMAHRELLRSLGRGSSAETTPVGVTTLETGRWLECPPSPASDCCPSPARRGCGHQQPASPAAESPQRNPSAPMPCNEGELPKDGWEAGAAGHPLDPPKLGKAPWEAGQPEC comes from the exons GTTTGGTCCAACGCTGTGTCATCATCCAGCAGGATCAGCATGGCTTTGGCTTCACTGTCAGCGGGGACCGGATCGTCCTGGTGCAGTCTGTCCGGCCAG GAGGAGCAGCCATGAAGGCCGGGGTGCAAGAGGGTGACCGGATCGTCAAG GTGAACGGCACAATGGTGACAAACAGCTCCCATCTCGAAGTGGTGAAGCTCATCAAAT CCGGTGCCTACGTTGCGCTGACCCTCCTGGGGTCTCCTCCTCCCTCAGTGGTGCTCTCCAGTCCTCAGCAAGACGTGAGCATATCGGGGGCTCCTGGGATtgcacccctgtgccccccgcccccttccccgccaCCGCTGCCTCCACCACAGCGCATCACAGGACCCAAACCGTTGCAG GACCCAGAAGTTCAAAAGCATGCGACGCAGATCCTCCGCAACATGCTGAGACAGGAGGAAGCAGAGTTACAG CGGTTCTGCGAGGTGTACAGCCGGAACCCCGCCACCACGCTGGAGGAACAGATCGAGGGGGCGCGCAGAAGGGTCAGCCAGTTGCAGCTCAAGATCCGACAGGAAACAAGCGGCTCGGTG GATTTGGGGCGGCCGTGCTGCAACTCCGGCTCAGCCGGTCTCCAGGGGACAGAAG GCCGCCTCTCTCTGGACTCTCAGGACGGCGACAGCGGTTTGGATTCAGGCACCGAGCGGTTTCCTTCGGTGAGCGAG ATCTCTCTGAACCGGAACTCCGTTCTCTCCGACCCCGGCCTCGACAGCCCGCGCACCTCCCCGGTCATCACCTCCAAGATGTTCCAGCACCATCGCCGCCAAGGCTCGGACACGCCCTTTCTGCCCGTCGCGGAGCAG GGTTTGGAGCGGACGCCGAGGCCTCTCATCATCGGGCCAGAGGAAGATTACGATCCGGGGTATTTCAACAACGAG TGTGACACCCTCTTCCAGGACCTGGGGAAGCTCAAATCCCGACCGGCTCACCTGGGCGTCTTCCTGCGCTACATCTTCTCCCAGGCAGATCCAAGCCCCCTG CTCTTCTATTTGTGCGCAGAAGTTTGCCAGCAAATGAACTCCAAGGATTCTCGGGCGTTGGGGAAGGAGATCTGGAACATCTTCTTGGAGAAGACGGCG CCTCTGAGAATAAAGGTGTCTGAGCAGTTACTAGCTGAAATCG AGTCTCGCCTGCGGAACGGGGAGGACGTCCGAAGCGCCTTCTCCGAGGCTCAGGGCGCGGCGATGCCCGAGATCCAGGAGCAGATCCAGGACTACAG GACGAAGCGCACCATGGGGCTGGGAAGCCTGTATGGAGAAAACGACCTGCTGGATCTGGACGGAGATCCCCAGAAGGAGCGGCAGGTGGCTGAGAAGCAGCTTGCTCAGCTGGGCGACATACT GTCGAAATACGAAGAGGATAGGAG CTCCCCCATGGCCTTTGCCCTCAGCACCTACATGAGCCACACAGGAATCCGGATGCGGGAGGCCCGGCCAGCCAGCACCAGCGAGAAGTCCCAGGCCTTCCCAGACAAGGACAAGTGGCTGCCCTTTTTCCCCAAGGCCAAGAAG CAGAGCAGCAGCACGAAGAAGGACAAAGACGCGATGGAGGATAAGAAACGCAATCCCATCCTGAAGTATATTGGGAAGCCCAAAAGCTCCTCCCAGAGTA cATTTCATGTCCCTTTGTCCCCTGTGGAAG TCAAACCCGGCAATGTGAGGAACATCATCCAGCACTTTGAAAACAACCAGCATTGCGAGTCCCAGGAGCCTGGCACGCAGCGCCTCTCCACCGGCAGCTTCCCTGAAGAGCTGTTGGACTCGGACAG TTCCAGGTCTGAGGTCAAGCTGGGCCGGTCGGAGAGCCTGAAAGGGCGGGAGGAGATGAAGAAATCGCGCAAGGCGGAGAACGTGCCTCGGTCTCGGAGTGACGTGGACATGGACGCTGCAGCAGAGGCCACGCGGCTTCACCAATCGGCGTCGTCTTCGGCTTCCAGCCTGTCCACGAG GTCCCTGGAAAACCCCACTCCTCCCTACACGCCCAAGATGGGGCGCAG GAGCATCGAGTCCCCCAATCTGGGCTTCGGCACcgactccttcctcccccacctgctggaggatgacctgggccagctgtcgGACCTGGAGCCGGAACCGGACTCTCAGAACTGGCAGCATACAGTCGGCCGGGACGTTATGGCTTACCTGAGCCACAGGGAGATAGACCGCCAGGAGGTGATCAACG AGCTCTTTGCCACGGAGGCGTCTCACCTGCGGATCCTCCGAGTTCTGGACGTCCTCTTCTACCAGCGGCTGAAGAGGGAGAGCTTGCTGTCacgggaggagctggggctgctctTTCCCAACCTCCCGGACCTGATCGACATCCACA ATTCTCTGTCTGAATCCATGAAGAAGCTCCGAGAAGAAGGACCAATCATCAAAGAGATCGGGGATCTCATGCTTTCTCGG TTCGACGGGCCGGCGCGGGAAGAAATCCAGCAGGTGGCGGCTGGTTTCTGCTCGTACCAGTCCATCGCCCTGGAGCTGATCAAAACCAAGCAGCGCAAGGAGACCCGCTTCCAGATCTTCATGCAG GAAGCTGAGAGCAACCCGCAGTGCCGACGCCTGCAGCTCAAGGACCTGATCATCTCCGAGATGCAGCGCCTGACCAAGTACCCGCTGCTGCTGGAGAACATCCTCAAGCACACGGACG GTGGGACCCCGGAGCACGAGAAGCTGTGCCGTGCCCGTGACCAGTGCCGGGAGATCCTCAGGTACGTGAACGAGGCGGTGAAGCGGGCGGAGAACCGGCACCGGCTGGAGGCCTACCAGAAGCGCCTGGATGCCACGTCTCTGGAGCGGACCAGCAACCCGCTGGCAGCAGAGTTCAAG aacctcgaCCTCACCTCCCGGCGCATGATCCACGAGGGGGCTTTGAGCTGGCGCATTGGCAAGGAGAAGACTTTGG ATCTGCACGTGCTGCTGCTCGAGGACCTCCTGGTGCTGCTGCAGAAGCAGGACGAGAAGCTGGTGCTGAAATTTCACAGCAAGACAGCGCTGGGCTCCTCGGACACGAAGCAGACCTTCAGCCCTGTCCTGAAGCTCAACTCCATGCTCATCCGCTCCGTGGCCACAG ACAAACGAGCCCTCTTCATCATCTGCACCTCGGAGCTGGGGCCCCAGATCTACGAGCTGGTGGCGCTGACGCCCTCGGAGAAAAACAC GTGGATGGAGCTGCTGGAGGAGGCGGTGCAGAGCGCCATGAGGAACgccacctccccccccaaacgCAGGACCCGGGAGCTGCCCATCCACAGGCCGCCCCCGTCCAG CCTGGTCCTGCAAGACCCTGACGTCTCCCCAATCCTCTCCCAAGCCGACAACTCCGGGGCGGAAGTGGAAGACGTCTCTTCAG CGGATGAGAATCCCACCGACTTCCTGGGCAAGGGGAAGCATCCGGTGCTGCCGGAGGAGCCGGAGGCCGAAGgcagcgaggaggaggaagacggGGAGGCGGCGCCGGCGTCCCCCGTGCCGGCACAGAGCTCTGCGGAGTTAGATGAAGCTGGGGCGTCCGAGGGACCAGGACCCAGCATGCACCTGTCCCTCCCAGGGCTTGTGTTGACAGAGGGGCTGGCCGAATCGGCCCTGGAGGACG TGGAGAACCTGCGGCATCTGATCCTGTGCAGCCTGCTGCCCTGCCGGGACCCGGAGCCGGAGGACGACCTGACCCCCACGCCCTCGGTGGCTGGAGGAGCCGGGCAGTCCTGGGACTCGGTGCTGTCCAGCCAGGACTCAGGCGGCCAGGAGCATGCGGCGCGGGGCGGCCCCTCCGCGGACAGGGCTGGTCTCACAGGCCGCTCGCCCAGCGGCAGGACAGAGCTGGAGCCGGAAAGCCGGCCGAGCGCGGGGGACGTGGAGGAGACGGGCTGGAGTTCGGATGGTGGTCGGGAGGCGTCCCAGGAAGTGGAGAGGCCCCCGGCTGCGGAGGGGCAGGTCGGCTACAAAGTGGTCCGGAAAG CTGAGGTGGAGGGCACTAAGGATGCCACGCCCTTGGCAGacagcagccaatcagaaacTGAGTTGCATGAAGGAGGCGCAGCTAATGTAGATG GGAATTACTTCTACGTCAGCATGCCCTCTGGCCCTGCAGAGtcctccactgagccccctgcccccacgccGCCAGCGAGCCTCGCAGAgcagccccccagcccgccccgccccgccctcggCTCCCGGCAGCACGACCAGGACAGCACGCCGGGCCCCGGCAGCCTGGatggggccccgccccccgcccccagcctggtgATCCAGGACGTGGACATGATCTTCCGGACGATAGAACAGCTCACGCTGAAACTCACCAGGCTAAAG GACGTGGAGATGGCCCATCGCGAGTTGCTGCGGTCTCTGGGAAGAGGTTCGTCGGCCGAGACCACCCCAGTCGGGGTTACCACGCTGGAGACGGGCCGGTGGCTGGAATGcccgcccagccctgccagcgattgctgcccctcccctgcccggcGAGGTTGCGGGCACCAGCAGCCAGCGAGCCCG GCTGCCGAGTCCCCTCAGAGGAACCCCTCTGCACCAATGCCCTGCAACGAAGGAGAACTCCCCAAAGATGGCTGGGAAGCTGGAGCGGCAGGGCACCCCCTGGACCCACCCAAACTGGGGAAAGCCCCCTGGGAGGCGGGGCAGCCTGAATGTTGA
- the ARHGEF11 gene encoding rho guanine nucleotide exchange factor 11 isoform X3: MSVRLPQTALDRPASKKHSHLPRLSSLSSLGDSAPGRRSPGHRRQPSDCTETPGLVQRCVIIQQDQHGFGFTVSGDRIVLVQSVRPGGAAMKAGVQEGDRIVKVNGTMVTNSSHLEVVKLIKSGAYVALTLLGSPPPSVVLSSPQQDVSISGAPGIAPLCPPPPSPPPLPPPQRITGPKPLQDPEVQKHATQILRNMLRQEEAELQRFCEVYSRNPATTLEEQIEGARRRVSQLQLKIRQETSGSVDLGRPCCNSGSAGLQGTEGRLSLDSQDGDSGLDSGTERFPSVSEISLNRNSVLSDPGLDSPRTSPVITSKMFQHHRRQGSDTPFLPVAEQGLERTPRPLIIGPEEDYDPGYFNNECDTLFQDLGKLKSRPAHLGVFLRYIFSQADPSPLLFYLCAEVCQQMNSKDSRALGKEIWNIFLEKTAPLRIKVSEQLLAEIESRLRNGEDVRSAFSEAQGAAMPEIQEQIQDYRTKRTMGLGSLYGENDLLDLDGDPQKERQVAEKQLAQLGDILSKYEEDRSSPMAFALSTYMSHTGIRMREARPASTSEKSQAFPDKDKWLPFFPKAKKQSSSTKKDKDAMEDKKRNPILKYIGKPKSSSQSIKPGNVRNIIQHFENNQHCESQEPGTQRLSTGSFPEELLDSDSSRSEVKLGRSESLKGREEMKKSRKAENVPRSRSDVDMDAAAEATRLHQSASSSASSLSTRSLENPTPPYTPKMGRRSIESPNLGFGTDSFLPHLLEDDLGQLSDLEPEPDSQNWQHTVGRDVMAYLSHREIDRQEVINELFATEASHLRILRVLDVLFYQRLKRESLLSREELGLLFPNLPDLIDIHNSLSESMKKLREEGPIIKEIGDLMLSRFDGPAREEIQQVAAGFCSYQSIALELIKTKQRKETRFQIFMQEAESNPQCRRLQLKDLIISEMQRLTKYPLLLENILKHTDGGTPEHEKLCRARDQCREILRYVNEAVKRAENRHRLEAYQKRLDATSLERTSNPLAAEFKNLDLTSRRMIHEGALSWRIGKEKTLDLHVLLLEDLLVLLQKQDEKLVLKFHSKTALGSSDTKQTFSPVLKLNSMLIRSVATDKRALFIICTSELGPQIYELVALTPSEKNTWMELLEEAVQSAMRNATSPPKRRTRELPIHRPPPSSLVLQDPDVSPILSQADNSGAEVEDVSSADENPTDFLGKGKHPVLPEEPEAEGSEEEEDGEAAPASPVPAQSSAELDEAGASEGPGPSMHLSLPGLVLTEGLAESALEDVENLRHLILCSLLPCRDPEPEDDLTPTPSVAGGAGQSWDSVLSSQDSGGQEHAARGGPSADRAGLTGRSPSGRTELEPESRPSAGDVEETGWSSDGGREASQEVERPPAAEGQVGYKVVRKAEVEGTKDATPLADSSQSETELHEGGAANVDGNYFYVSMPSGPAESSTEPPAPTPPASLAEQPPSPPRPALGSRQHDQDSTPGPGSLDGAPPPAPSLVIQDVDMIFRTIEQLTLKLTRLKDVEMAHRELLRSLGRGSSAETTPVGVTTLETGRWLECPPSPASDCCPSPARRGCGHQQPASPAAESPQRNPSAPMPCNEGELPKDGWEAGAAGHPLDPPKLGKAPWEAGQPEC, encoded by the exons GTTTGGTCCAACGCTGTGTCATCATCCAGCAGGATCAGCATGGCTTTGGCTTCACTGTCAGCGGGGACCGGATCGTCCTGGTGCAGTCTGTCCGGCCAG GAGGAGCAGCCATGAAGGCCGGGGTGCAAGAGGGTGACCGGATCGTCAAG GTGAACGGCACAATGGTGACAAACAGCTCCCATCTCGAAGTGGTGAAGCTCATCAAAT CCGGTGCCTACGTTGCGCTGACCCTCCTGGGGTCTCCTCCTCCCTCAGTGGTGCTCTCCAGTCCTCAGCAAGACGTGAGCATATCGGGGGCTCCTGGGATtgcacccctgtgccccccgcccccttccccgccaCCGCTGCCTCCACCACAGCGCATCACAGGACCCAAACCGTTGCAG GACCCAGAAGTTCAAAAGCATGCGACGCAGATCCTCCGCAACATGCTGAGACAGGAGGAAGCAGAGTTACAG CGGTTCTGCGAGGTGTACAGCCGGAACCCCGCCACCACGCTGGAGGAACAGATCGAGGGGGCGCGCAGAAGGGTCAGCCAGTTGCAGCTCAAGATCCGACAGGAAACAAGCGGCTCGGTG GATTTGGGGCGGCCGTGCTGCAACTCCGGCTCAGCCGGTCTCCAGGGGACAGAAG GCCGCCTCTCTCTGGACTCTCAGGACGGCGACAGCGGTTTGGATTCAGGCACCGAGCGGTTTCCTTCGGTGAGCGAG ATCTCTCTGAACCGGAACTCCGTTCTCTCCGACCCCGGCCTCGACAGCCCGCGCACCTCCCCGGTCATCACCTCCAAGATGTTCCAGCACCATCGCCGCCAAGGCTCGGACACGCCCTTTCTGCCCGTCGCGGAGCAG GGTTTGGAGCGGACGCCGAGGCCTCTCATCATCGGGCCAGAGGAAGATTACGATCCGGGGTATTTCAACAACGAG TGTGACACCCTCTTCCAGGACCTGGGGAAGCTCAAATCCCGACCGGCTCACCTGGGCGTCTTCCTGCGCTACATCTTCTCCCAGGCAGATCCAAGCCCCCTG CTCTTCTATTTGTGCGCAGAAGTTTGCCAGCAAATGAACTCCAAGGATTCTCGGGCGTTGGGGAAGGAGATCTGGAACATCTTCTTGGAGAAGACGGCG CCTCTGAGAATAAAGGTGTCTGAGCAGTTACTAGCTGAAATCG AGTCTCGCCTGCGGAACGGGGAGGACGTCCGAAGCGCCTTCTCCGAGGCTCAGGGCGCGGCGATGCCCGAGATCCAGGAGCAGATCCAGGACTACAG GACGAAGCGCACCATGGGGCTGGGAAGCCTGTATGGAGAAAACGACCTGCTGGATCTGGACGGAGATCCCCAGAAGGAGCGGCAGGTGGCTGAGAAGCAGCTTGCTCAGCTGGGCGACATACT GTCGAAATACGAAGAGGATAGGAG CTCCCCCATGGCCTTTGCCCTCAGCACCTACATGAGCCACACAGGAATCCGGATGCGGGAGGCCCGGCCAGCCAGCACCAGCGAGAAGTCCCAGGCCTTCCCAGACAAGGACAAGTGGCTGCCCTTTTTCCCCAAGGCCAAGAAG CAGAGCAGCAGCACGAAGAAGGACAAAGACGCGATGGAGGATAAGAAACGCAATCCCATCCTGAAGTATATTGGGAAGCCCAAAAGCTCCTCCCAGAGTA TCAAACCCGGCAATGTGAGGAACATCATCCAGCACTTTGAAAACAACCAGCATTGCGAGTCCCAGGAGCCTGGCACGCAGCGCCTCTCCACCGGCAGCTTCCCTGAAGAGCTGTTGGACTCGGACAG TTCCAGGTCTGAGGTCAAGCTGGGCCGGTCGGAGAGCCTGAAAGGGCGGGAGGAGATGAAGAAATCGCGCAAGGCGGAGAACGTGCCTCGGTCTCGGAGTGACGTGGACATGGACGCTGCAGCAGAGGCCACGCGGCTTCACCAATCGGCGTCGTCTTCGGCTTCCAGCCTGTCCACGAG GTCCCTGGAAAACCCCACTCCTCCCTACACGCCCAAGATGGGGCGCAG GAGCATCGAGTCCCCCAATCTGGGCTTCGGCACcgactccttcctcccccacctgctggaggatgacctgggccagctgtcgGACCTGGAGCCGGAACCGGACTCTCAGAACTGGCAGCATACAGTCGGCCGGGACGTTATGGCTTACCTGAGCCACAGGGAGATAGACCGCCAGGAGGTGATCAACG AGCTCTTTGCCACGGAGGCGTCTCACCTGCGGATCCTCCGAGTTCTGGACGTCCTCTTCTACCAGCGGCTGAAGAGGGAGAGCTTGCTGTCacgggaggagctggggctgctctTTCCCAACCTCCCGGACCTGATCGACATCCACA ATTCTCTGTCTGAATCCATGAAGAAGCTCCGAGAAGAAGGACCAATCATCAAAGAGATCGGGGATCTCATGCTTTCTCGG TTCGACGGGCCGGCGCGGGAAGAAATCCAGCAGGTGGCGGCTGGTTTCTGCTCGTACCAGTCCATCGCCCTGGAGCTGATCAAAACCAAGCAGCGCAAGGAGACCCGCTTCCAGATCTTCATGCAG GAAGCTGAGAGCAACCCGCAGTGCCGACGCCTGCAGCTCAAGGACCTGATCATCTCCGAGATGCAGCGCCTGACCAAGTACCCGCTGCTGCTGGAGAACATCCTCAAGCACACGGACG GTGGGACCCCGGAGCACGAGAAGCTGTGCCGTGCCCGTGACCAGTGCCGGGAGATCCTCAGGTACGTGAACGAGGCGGTGAAGCGGGCGGAGAACCGGCACCGGCTGGAGGCCTACCAGAAGCGCCTGGATGCCACGTCTCTGGAGCGGACCAGCAACCCGCTGGCAGCAGAGTTCAAG aacctcgaCCTCACCTCCCGGCGCATGATCCACGAGGGGGCTTTGAGCTGGCGCATTGGCAAGGAGAAGACTTTGG ATCTGCACGTGCTGCTGCTCGAGGACCTCCTGGTGCTGCTGCAGAAGCAGGACGAGAAGCTGGTGCTGAAATTTCACAGCAAGACAGCGCTGGGCTCCTCGGACACGAAGCAGACCTTCAGCCCTGTCCTGAAGCTCAACTCCATGCTCATCCGCTCCGTGGCCACAG ACAAACGAGCCCTCTTCATCATCTGCACCTCGGAGCTGGGGCCCCAGATCTACGAGCTGGTGGCGCTGACGCCCTCGGAGAAAAACAC GTGGATGGAGCTGCTGGAGGAGGCGGTGCAGAGCGCCATGAGGAACgccacctccccccccaaacgCAGGACCCGGGAGCTGCCCATCCACAGGCCGCCCCCGTCCAG CCTGGTCCTGCAAGACCCTGACGTCTCCCCAATCCTCTCCCAAGCCGACAACTCCGGGGCGGAAGTGGAAGACGTCTCTTCAG CGGATGAGAATCCCACCGACTTCCTGGGCAAGGGGAAGCATCCGGTGCTGCCGGAGGAGCCGGAGGCCGAAGgcagcgaggaggaggaagacggGGAGGCGGCGCCGGCGTCCCCCGTGCCGGCACAGAGCTCTGCGGAGTTAGATGAAGCTGGGGCGTCCGAGGGACCAGGACCCAGCATGCACCTGTCCCTCCCAGGGCTTGTGTTGACAGAGGGGCTGGCCGAATCGGCCCTGGAGGACG TGGAGAACCTGCGGCATCTGATCCTGTGCAGCCTGCTGCCCTGCCGGGACCCGGAGCCGGAGGACGACCTGACCCCCACGCCCTCGGTGGCTGGAGGAGCCGGGCAGTCCTGGGACTCGGTGCTGTCCAGCCAGGACTCAGGCGGCCAGGAGCATGCGGCGCGGGGCGGCCCCTCCGCGGACAGGGCTGGTCTCACAGGCCGCTCGCCCAGCGGCAGGACAGAGCTGGAGCCGGAAAGCCGGCCGAGCGCGGGGGACGTGGAGGAGACGGGCTGGAGTTCGGATGGTGGTCGGGAGGCGTCCCAGGAAGTGGAGAGGCCCCCGGCTGCGGAGGGGCAGGTCGGCTACAAAGTGGTCCGGAAAG CTGAGGTGGAGGGCACTAAGGATGCCACGCCCTTGGCAGacagcagccaatcagaaacTGAGTTGCATGAAGGAGGCGCAGCTAATGTAGATG GGAATTACTTCTACGTCAGCATGCCCTCTGGCCCTGCAGAGtcctccactgagccccctgcccccacgccGCCAGCGAGCCTCGCAGAgcagccccccagcccgccccgccccgccctcggCTCCCGGCAGCACGACCAGGACAGCACGCCGGGCCCCGGCAGCCTGGatggggccccgccccccgcccccagcctggtgATCCAGGACGTGGACATGATCTTCCGGACGATAGAACAGCTCACGCTGAAACTCACCAGGCTAAAG GACGTGGAGATGGCCCATCGCGAGTTGCTGCGGTCTCTGGGAAGAGGTTCGTCGGCCGAGACCACCCCAGTCGGGGTTACCACGCTGGAGACGGGCCGGTGGCTGGAATGcccgcccagccctgccagcgattgctgcccctcccctgcccggcGAGGTTGCGGGCACCAGCAGCCAGCGAGCCCG GCTGCCGAGTCCCCTCAGAGGAACCCCTCTGCACCAATGCCCTGCAACGAAGGAGAACTCCCCAAAGATGGCTGGGAAGCTGGAGCGGCAGGGCACCCCCTGGACCCACCCAAACTGGGGAAAGCCCCCTGGGAGGCGGGGCAGCCTGAATGTTGA